A window of the Chondrinema litorale genome harbors these coding sequences:
- a CDS encoding sugar phosphate isomerase/epimerase family protein gives MGASAAFAVGISESNATEKSKKSTITKKQNTNMKLAAISWTFGLDNLDELFEKVSSIGYNGLQFCGDFKKYSASKVLAAAKKYDVEVTSYDPINCKPESDKEATLENSVAFYKKVIDYAAELGVPMATLQGLSFWTINEKDYEKAMLQIIEAVRQLNDYGKQKNILLTYEACCHYETTWVQTADELIRIKEEANADNVKLVLDSFHMNIGEKDMLEPIRKIGGDALYSYHVSDSGRGGIGTGHIDYIAQYNVLNEIGFDDLLCFEIVIPECRPYKLPMNEAQMAEFTKQSKNSLNFWKALMGQS, from the coding sequence ATGGGTGCTTCAGCGGCATTTGCGGTAGGTATTTCTGAATCAAATGCTACTGAAAAATCAAAAAAATCTACAATTACTAAAAAACAAAACACTAACATGAAATTAGCAGCTATATCTTGGACTTTTGGTCTAGACAATTTGGATGAACTATTCGAAAAAGTTAGTTCAATTGGTTACAATGGATTACAATTTTGTGGTGATTTTAAGAAGTATTCTGCTAGCAAAGTGCTTGCAGCAGCTAAAAAATATGATGTAGAAGTTACCAGTTATGATCCAATTAACTGTAAGCCAGAGAGCGATAAAGAAGCTACTTTAGAAAACTCTGTTGCTTTTTATAAAAAAGTGATTGACTACGCCGCAGAGCTTGGAGTTCCAATGGCTACACTACAAGGGCTTTCTTTTTGGACAATAAATGAGAAAGACTACGAAAAAGCGATGCTTCAAATAATTGAAGCTGTTAGGCAATTGAATGATTACGGAAAGCAAAAAAATATCTTGCTCACTTACGAAGCATGCTGCCATTATGAAACTACATGGGTACAAACTGCTGATGAATTAATAAGAATTAAAGAAGAAGCCAATGCAGACAATGTTAAATTGGTGTTAGACAGTTTCCACATGAATATAGGTGAAAAAGATATGCTAGAGCCAATTCGCAAAATTGGTGGAGATGCTCTTTACAGTTACCATGTGTCTGATTCTGGCAGAGGTGGAATTGGAACTGGGCACATCGATTATATTGCTCAGTATAATGTTTTAAATGAAATTGGTTTTGATGATCTCTTGTGTTTCGAAATTGTGATTCCAGAATGCAGACCATATAAATTGCCAATGAACGAAGCACAAATGGCAGAGTTTACAAAACAATCTAAAAACTCTCTTAATTTTTGGAAAGCCTTAATGGGTCAAAGTTGA
- a CDS encoding SDR family oxidoreductase: protein MSKYTALVVGGNGIIGRNLTQYLVGLDNWNVIVTSRSNLNYPTEATYLSMDLSKVGAAEEHKKQLSEVTHIFYAAYTERKNPYEQSEANLSLMKNLVNGVEKVAINLQRVIFIQGGKAYGAHLGFYKTPAVETDLRSITPNFYYDQEDFLREASENKKWSWTSIRPDIVIGFTIKNPMNLANLIAVYATICKEEKIPMRFPGSQKAYNVLVNVTGVDVLSKAMQWAAENPQTENEIFNITNGDVFRWSQVWPKIGEYFGVEVAEPQTFALEEYMPGKKDLWKSIIQKYNLTEYQLDDLVQWGFGDFIFNVETDAFQDVNKARRFGFHEMNGDSLGVFEKTFQQLTEEGVIP, encoded by the coding sequence ATGAGTAAATACACAGCTTTAGTAGTAGGAGGGAATGGCATTATTGGCAGAAACCTCACGCAGTATTTAGTAGGTTTAGATAATTGGAATGTGATTGTAACATCGCGTTCTAATTTAAATTATCCAACGGAAGCTACCTACCTTTCAATGGATTTGAGTAAAGTAGGTGCCGCAGAAGAACATAAAAAACAATTGAGTGAAGTAACTCATATTTTCTACGCGGCTTACACAGAAAGGAAGAATCCATATGAGCAATCGGAAGCAAACCTAAGCTTGATGAAAAATCTAGTTAACGGTGTAGAAAAGGTAGCTATTAATTTACAGCGAGTAATATTTATTCAAGGTGGTAAGGCTTATGGTGCGCATTTAGGTTTTTATAAAACACCAGCAGTAGAAACAGATTTAAGAAGTATTACACCTAACTTTTATTACGATCAAGAAGATTTTCTTAGAGAAGCTTCTGAAAATAAGAAGTGGAGTTGGACATCTATAAGACCAGATATTGTAATTGGTTTTACCATTAAAAACCCGATGAATCTGGCTAATTTGATTGCAGTTTATGCAACAATTTGTAAGGAAGAGAAAATTCCGATGCGTTTTCCGGGTTCGCAAAAGGCTTACAATGTGTTGGTAAATGTTACTGGTGTTGATGTGCTTTCTAAGGCAATGCAATGGGCTGCAGAAAATCCTCAAACTGAGAATGAGATTTTTAATATTACCAATGGCGATGTATTTAGATGGAGCCAAGTGTGGCCTAAAATAGGAGAATACTTTGGAGTAGAAGTAGCTGAACCACAAACATTTGCTTTAGAAGAATACATGCCTGGTAAAAAGGATTTATGGAAATCGATCATTCAAAAATATAACTTAACAGAATACCAATTAGACGATTTGGTTCAGTGGGGATTCGGTGATTTCATTTTCAATGTAGAAACAGATGCTTTTCAGGATGTTAACAAAGCGAGAAGATTTGGTTTCCACGAAATGAATGGTGATAGTCTTGGTGTATTCGAAAAAACATTTCAACAACTAACCGAAGAGGGTGTTATACCTTAA
- a CDS encoding aldo/keto reductase — protein MEKVKIGNTDLEIAPINLGGNVFGWTLDEKKSFEILDAFVEKGFNFIDTADMYAYWVDGKEGGQSETILGKWMKARGNRDKVIMATKVGGETGTHPVDTSKKHILEAVDKSLKRLQTDHIDLYYTHFDDEKTPVEETLEAYDEIIKAGKVRYIAASNLSPERLTASMEASEKNGLPKYQALQPHYNLLERAKYEPQYAPLAEKYGLTVFPYWSLAAGFLTGKYRSEDDLNKSVRGGSVKQYLNEKGLGVLAALDKVSEKHDTTLATVSLAWLLAQPNIGAPIASATSENQLQTLFNAPELNLDTDDLKLLDEASK, from the coding sequence ATGGAAAAAGTAAAAATAGGAAATACCGATTTAGAAATAGCTCCAATAAACTTAGGTGGTAACGTATTTGGATGGACATTAGACGAGAAAAAATCATTCGAAATACTTGACGCTTTTGTGGAGAAAGGGTTCAATTTTATAGATACTGCCGACATGTATGCTTACTGGGTAGATGGAAAAGAAGGTGGACAATCTGAAACGATTTTAGGTAAGTGGATGAAAGCCAGAGGTAATCGCGATAAAGTGATTATGGCAACAAAAGTAGGTGGAGAAACAGGAACACATCCAGTAGATACTAGTAAAAAACATATTCTAGAAGCTGTAGACAAATCATTAAAAAGGTTACAAACCGACCATATTGATTTATACTATACGCACTTCGATGATGAAAAAACACCTGTTGAAGAAACCTTAGAAGCTTATGATGAAATCATAAAAGCAGGTAAGGTTAGATATATTGCAGCATCTAATCTTTCTCCTGAAAGGTTAACTGCCTCTATGGAAGCTTCGGAGAAAAATGGTTTGCCTAAATATCAGGCTTTACAACCTCACTACAACTTATTGGAGAGAGCTAAATATGAGCCGCAATATGCTCCTTTAGCAGAAAAATATGGATTAACTGTATTTCCATATTGGTCTTTGGCGGCTGGTTTCTTAACTGGTAAATACCGTTCTGAAGATGATTTGAATAAAAGTGTACGTGGAGGAAGTGTAAAACAATATTTGAACGAGAAAGGACTAGGAGTCTTAGCAGCTTTAGATAAAGTTTCTGAGAAACACGATACTACATTGGCTACAGTGTCTCTTGCTTGGTTGTTAGCCCAGCCAAACATCGGAGCGCCAATTGCCAGTGCAACCAGCGAAAATCAATTACAAACACTGTTTAATGCTCCTGAGCTAAATCTTGATACCGACGATTTAAAATTGTTGGATGAAGCTAGCAAATGA
- a CDS encoding MBL fold metallo-hydrolase, translating into MTLLHKSSLILLALFSASSSQAQELTNISYDDTLLAKIRSAAQTIPGKKATELHYIKFAESPRTYSATVEGGDETPYIQARTAYQVMFEDGWIMVDAGMDKKVHQFFGKGKQQPYFSDKNEELQAALVSAKKILITHEHGDHIAGVLRTDSYKEIAPKTILTKQQINTLINNPQMPELKMETAQLKDFTVVDFEDVLPVAPGIVLIKAPGHTPGEIMVYIQFETGKEYLITGDVSWSYVGIKEKKQKPESQRKRIGEDAEKIQFELNWLNGLPEKNIQLIVNHDDIIQPELVELGILKEGFKTNL; encoded by the coding sequence ATGACATTACTGCATAAATCTAGTTTGATATTACTGGCTTTATTTTCTGCCTCGAGTTCGCAGGCTCAGGAATTAACTAACATAAGTTATGATGATACTTTGTTGGCTAAAATCAGAAGTGCCGCTCAAACGATTCCGGGTAAAAAAGCTACTGAACTGCATTACATTAAGTTTGCAGAAAGCCCTCGAACTTATAGTGCAACAGTAGAAGGCGGAGATGAAACACCTTACATTCAAGCTAGAACTGCTTACCAAGTAATGTTTGAAGATGGTTGGATTATGGTAGACGCAGGCATGGATAAAAAGGTGCATCAATTCTTTGGTAAAGGGAAACAGCAGCCATACTTCTCAGATAAAAATGAAGAATTGCAAGCAGCCTTAGTTAGTGCGAAAAAGATACTTATTACGCATGAGCATGGCGACCATATAGCAGGTGTTTTGAGAACAGATTCTTATAAAGAAATAGCTCCTAAGACTATTTTAACTAAGCAACAGATAAATACACTGATTAACAACCCACAAATGCCGGAGCTTAAAATGGAAACTGCACAATTGAAAGATTTCACTGTAGTGGATTTTGAAGATGTGCTTCCAGTAGCTCCGGGAATTGTACTCATTAAAGCACCGGGCCATACACCGGGTGAAATTATGGTTTACATCCAGTTTGAAACGGGTAAAGAGTACTTGATTACCGGTGATGTAAGCTGGAGTTATGTGGGAATTAAAGAGAAAAAGCAAAAACCAGAAAGCCAACGAAAAAGGATAGGTGAAGACGCCGAGAAAATTCAATTTGAGTTGAATTGGCTTAATGGTCTTCCAGAAAAAAATATCCAACTCATTGTAAATCACGATGATATAATTCAACCAGAGTTGGTGGAACTAGGAATTTTAAAAGAAGGATTTAAAACGAATTTATAA
- a CDS encoding Gfo/Idh/MocA family oxidoreductase — translation MNKQTINTALLAYGFSGKHFFAPFLEVHKGFELKGAWERSKKKIQKDYEGKISYPSLEALLADEDIDLVVVNTPIDTHYDFAKKVLEAGKNVIVEKAFTNTAEEAKTLHELAKSKGLNLFVFQNRRYDSDFRTTKKIIETGKLGKIVEANISYDFFVPEVRGDVHTEHPKSGGEFNNRGSHITDQAVSLFGIPAAVQADFAAFRPNSLVEDYFQVTLIYPDKRVKLRATDISLEHQPGYVIHGLNGSYIQNRTDIQEDKLVAGVKPHEGDWVNHETYSEGTLAFLQNGNKVIDSIKTEIGNYYDYFEDVYQTLANEAPAQVSGYDGYRNMVVMDAVRESVESGKVIKIDYHDITA, via the coding sequence ATGAACAAACAAACAATTAACACAGCTTTATTAGCATACGGATTTTCAGGCAAGCATTTCTTTGCTCCTTTTTTAGAGGTGCATAAAGGTTTCGAGTTGAAAGGAGCATGGGAGAGATCGAAAAAGAAAATTCAGAAAGATTACGAAGGAAAAATAAGTTACCCATCTTTAGAAGCACTATTAGCAGATGAAGATATAGATTTAGTAGTAGTAAATACACCTATAGATACACATTATGATTTTGCCAAAAAGGTACTAGAAGCAGGCAAAAATGTAATAGTAGAGAAAGCATTTACAAACACTGCCGAAGAAGCTAAAACTCTACATGAGCTAGCAAAAAGTAAGGGTTTAAACCTCTTTGTTTTTCAGAATAGAAGATACGACAGTGATTTTAGAACAACTAAAAAAATTATTGAAACTGGTAAACTTGGTAAAATAGTAGAAGCGAATATTTCTTACGATTTCTTTGTGCCAGAAGTACGCGGAGATGTACATACAGAGCATCCCAAAAGTGGTGGAGAATTTAATAATCGTGGTTCGCATATTACCGATCAGGCAGTAAGTCTGTTTGGAATTCCAGCTGCTGTACAGGCTGATTTTGCCGCTTTCAGGCCTAATTCTCTAGTAGAAGATTATTTCCAAGTAACACTTATTTATCCAGATAAAAGGGTAAAACTAAGAGCTACAGATATTTCTCTAGAACATCAGCCTGGCTATGTGATTCACGGATTAAACGGCTCTTACATACAAAACAGAACTGATATACAAGAAGACAAATTGGTAGCCGGTGTTAAACCACACGAAGGAGATTGGGTAAATCATGAAACTTATTCAGAAGGGACTTTGGCATTTCTTCAAAACGGAAACAAAGTGATAGATAGCATCAAAACTGAAATAGGTAATTACTACGATTATTTTGAAGATGTATATCAGACTTTGGCAAATGAAGCTCCGGCTCAGGTGTCAGGTTATGATGGCTATAGAAATATGGTAGTGATGGATGCAGTGAGAGAAAGTGTAGAAAGTGGTAAAGTAATCAAAATAGACTATCATGACATTACTGCATAA
- a CDS encoding MFS transporter encodes MLMRLQLHLTLVDGSVEKIERALSDNKLTRGLLILMAITTGTVVANNYYNQPLLGEMAREFGISESEISSVPMLTQIGYAAGLFLIVPLGDMLKRKKMILIDFFFIITALLSAGLAPSPLALKISSLLIGLTSVIPQVMVPMAAQLSSNENRGKAIGTVMTGMFIGILASRTLSGYIAEFLNWRAVYFCGAGFMVILWVFLKWKLPEIKPDFKGTYSQLLKSIVEQFKTKPALRLAAIRGGLVFACFSAFWTTLVFLLETPTFNMGSEEAGSFGFVGIAGAVMASVVGKMSDRLNRNTMITIAILIVMVSWIVLGLSASSIIGLVIGALFLDLGIQSVHITNQTIIFSDNPPERNRINTVYMVLYFTGGALGTYIAGIIWEHFQWMGVASVGFTFGLLTLIVHLIFKR; translated from the coding sequence ATGTTGATGAGGTTGCAACTGCATTTAACGCTCGTCGATGGTAGTGTGGAAAAAATAGAAAGAGCTTTGAGCGACAATAAATTAACAAGAGGACTTCTAATACTCATGGCAATTACCACAGGAACTGTAGTTGCCAATAATTACTACAACCAGCCATTGTTAGGAGAAATGGCTAGAGAGTTTGGTATCTCAGAGTCTGAAATTAGCAGTGTGCCAATGCTTACACAAATTGGATATGCTGCTGGACTATTTTTGATAGTACCACTCGGAGATATGCTAAAAAGAAAGAAGATGATTTTAATTGACTTCTTCTTTATAATAACAGCTTTACTTTCAGCGGGTCTAGCACCATCTCCATTGGCATTAAAAATTTCTAGTTTGCTTATTGGCTTAACTTCAGTAATTCCACAGGTAATGGTACCTATGGCAGCTCAATTATCTAGCAATGAAAATCGGGGCAAAGCTATAGGAACTGTAATGACGGGGATGTTTATCGGAATTTTAGCTTCGAGAACGCTCAGTGGTTACATAGCCGAATTTTTAAATTGGCGTGCCGTCTATTTCTGTGGGGCAGGTTTCATGGTAATTTTGTGGGTTTTTCTTAAATGGAAATTACCAGAAATTAAACCAGATTTTAAAGGTACTTACAGTCAGTTACTCAAATCTATTGTAGAGCAATTTAAAACCAAACCTGCACTTCGTTTAGCTGCCATTCGCGGGGGATTAGTATTCGCTTGTTTCAGTGCTTTTTGGACAACATTGGTATTTCTTCTAGAAACGCCCACATTTAATATGGGAAGTGAAGAAGCAGGTTCGTTTGGCTTTGTTGGTATTGCAGGTGCAGTAATGGCCTCTGTAGTCGGAAAGATGAGTGATAGGTTAAACCGAAATACAATGATTACTATAGCCATTTTAATCGTCATGGTTTCATGGATTGTTTTAGGCTTGAGTGCATCAAGTATTATTGGTTTGGTTATCGGTGCTTTGTTTCTCGATTTGGGCATTCAGTCGGTGCACATTACCAATCAAACTATCATTTTTTCAGACAATCCGCCAGAGCGTAATCGTATTAACACGGTTTATATGGTCTTGTACTTTACTGGTGGTGCACTTGGAACTTATATCGCGGGAATTATTTGGGAACATTTTCAATGGATGGGGGTAGCCTCAGTGGGTTTCACTTTTGGATTACTAACACTCATCGTGCATTTAATATTTAAAAGATAG
- a CDS encoding multidrug effflux MFS transporter, translating to MSFNKKDSNFLLIFILGLLTAIGPLATDMYLPAFEEIAAKFNTDISKVSLSLSSFFIGLSIGQLIYGPLLERYGRKKPMYVGVAIYIVASIGCAVSTNVNELIVYRFFQAIGACGGLVAARAVVKDLFDTKEVARVFSMLMMVVAVSPILAPTLGGFISTTFHWKYIFIMMVFLAIVILFGAYYLMPESKKPDPDYSLKLGSIIKNYIAVLKNPQFIIFAMTGAIAYAGVYAYLSGSPHLYLEVFNVTQGQYSLIFGIIAAGLIGSNQVNRFLLKKHSSENTIYKASIVQCIVAVVLVTFYFLEFKGLYITTFLIFSYMSCLGFIFPNASALSLNNLGNTAGNASAMLGSLQMVMGAIASALVSVFQTEDSLPMIMIMSICAGVALLVLNLGNKKLAQQKQVEFY from the coding sequence ATGAGTTTCAATAAAAAAGACAGCAACTTTTTATTAATTTTTATTTTAGGTTTACTTACAGCTATTGGTCCGTTAGCTACCGATATGTATTTACCTGCTTTTGAAGAAATTGCTGCAAAATTCAATACAGATATAAGCAAGGTATCTTTATCGTTATCGAGCTTTTTTATAGGTCTTTCAATTGGACAATTAATTTACGGACCATTACTAGAAAGATATGGTAGAAAAAAACCAATGTATGTGGGAGTTGCAATATATATTGTTGCCTCAATTGGTTGTGCTGTATCTACTAATGTAAATGAGTTAATTGTATACAGGTTTTTCCAAGCAATTGGAGCATGTGGAGGTTTGGTAGCAGCTAGAGCAGTAGTTAAAGATTTATTCGATACAAAAGAAGTGGCTCGTGTGTTTTCAATGTTGATGATGGTAGTAGCTGTTTCTCCAATTTTAGCACCTACATTAGGAGGCTTTATTTCTACCACTTTTCATTGGAAATATATATTCATAATGATGGTATTCTTGGCTATAGTCATCCTTTTTGGTGCTTATTATCTAATGCCAGAAAGCAAGAAACCAGACCCTGATTATTCTTTAAAATTAGGTTCAATAATTAAAAATTATATAGCGGTACTAAAGAATCCTCAGTTTATCATTTTCGCTATGACAGGAGCAATTGCATATGCTGGTGTCTATGCTTATTTGAGTGGTTCACCACACTTGTATTTAGAAGTTTTTAATGTAACTCAAGGTCAATACAGTTTGATATTTGGAATTATTGCTGCTGGCTTAATCGGTTCCAATCAGGTAAATAGATTTTTGCTAAAAAAACACTCAAGTGAAAACACCATATACAAGGCTTCAATTGTACAATGTATTGTAGCAGTAGTTTTAGTTACGTTTTACTTTTTGGAGTTTAAAGGTTTATATATCACTACTTTTTTGATATTCAGTTATATGTCTTGTTTGGGTTTTATTTTCCCAAATGCTTCAGCATTGTCTTTAAATAATTTGGGAAACACTGCAGGAAATGCTTCAGCTATGTTGGGCTCTTTGCAAATGGTAATGGGAGCAATCGCCTCTGCTTTGGTGAGTGTTTTTCAAACAGAAGACTCTCTCCCAATGATTATGATTATGTCTATTTGTGCAGGTGTGGCTTTGTTAGTTTTGAACCTCGGAAACAAAAAATTAGCTCAACAGAAGCAAGTAGAATTTTATTAA
- a CDS encoding helix-turn-helix domain-containing protein: protein MHPHIIMPSPQLRSVIQWYEYWDFNKTTNFSDKILALPSFENGIVFPIYTDKPIVIKNDVVNYESLPVTAIMPTLTLPSYNYNTINNRGIRVIFRKGAIAKTFNISMKSFQNLPLDSSYILDKEHIYLYEQFGSSKNYQDWINQIESYLLRLLRFTTLNKSLYDYLNHIFLTEGYGNSIQGLADKLGISVRHFNRLVNKEVGFSPSEFIRIHRFNSVLSYFEKADKISLTKVAHKFGYYDQSHFNHEFKLMSLQTPREYLKTRAINYIYHQDDNSQTGGFLSW from the coding sequence ATGCATCCTCATATTATTATGCCCTCTCCACAATTAAGGTCTGTGATACAGTGGTATGAATACTGGGACTTTAATAAAACAACCAACTTTAGTGATAAAATTCTGGCATTACCAAGTTTCGAAAATGGTATTGTTTTCCCTATTTATACAGATAAGCCTATTGTTATAAAAAACGATGTAGTTAATTATGAATCCTTGCCTGTTACGGCGATTATGCCCACATTAACATTACCTTCTTACAACTATAATACAATTAACAATAGAGGTATTAGAGTAATATTTCGTAAAGGTGCAATTGCTAAAACCTTTAATATTTCGATGAAAAGTTTTCAAAATTTGCCTTTAGATAGTAGTTACATATTAGATAAAGAACATATATATCTTTATGAACAATTTGGCTCTTCTAAAAATTATCAAGATTGGATTAATCAGATTGAAAGCTACCTTCTAAGACTATTAAGATTTACAACTTTAAATAAAAGTTTGTACGACTACTTAAATCATATATTTCTTACCGAAGGCTATGGCAACTCTATTCAAGGGCTTGCCGATAAACTGGGAATAAGTGTAAGACATTTTAATAGATTAGTAAATAAGGAAGTGGGATTTTCACCTTCCGAATTTATTAGAATACATCGGTTTAATAGTGTATTAAGCTACTTTGAGAAGGCAGATAAAATATCATTAACGAAAGTCGCACATAAATTTGGGTACTATGATCAATCTCACTTTAATCATGAGTTTAAATTAATGTCATTACAAACGCCAAGAGAATATCTTAAAACCAGAGCCATAAACTATATATATCACCAAGATGATAATTCGCAAACTGGTGGATTTTTAAGCTGGTAA
- a CDS encoding T9SS type A sorting domain-containing protein, with translation MKYSYFVFIMLWLSFSKNICLAQEIETGILLEKTVEIDDSVRSFLFYVPSSYDGSEAWPLVFNLHGASSSAYQHMAVSGMNNVADTAHFLVAYPEGINNGTGVTGWNESGLPWIQDDVKFLSESIDSISNEYNVDSSKVYFTGYSNGGGMSLTLACTLGEKVAAIASVAAAGTYEPCNPIRPMPILYMHGTADIVAPYYGGQSAVFPLVFPSARVKVDYWLAKNECSAEATIIEVPDTVLYDSSSVIIEQYKLCDSSAEYLFYTIENGGHTWPGGPPSPPALAFLGNVNQDINASSEIWNFFSKHQLPDIENLPSVDEFYLIDAKADEELMTLTDYTTINLTTLESDKLSIIAKTDDTIGSIKLELAGPIDFKRIESYAPYALFGDVNGNYKGEKLPEGAYTLKATPYDESTAKGISGLRKYLTFYVENDTIITAFELIDSQADTVLMSLTDGTVIDLSNTGNQLNIKTRIYPEKVGSVKLEFDGTSKIENVMPYALFGDTNADYFGKEIAVGSHTLSAMAYTKPQAKGDLVASYAISFEVIEGSSYKKISNKLYQNEPNPSTGSTSIRAFIKEDIKTAKMLILDNTGELVKEIEIKNRGEITVNPQLNNLKKGIYIYKLITSDSSSDVKRLMIID, from the coding sequence ATGAAGTATAGTTACTTTGTATTTATAATGTTATGGCTATCCTTTTCAAAAAACATCTGCCTTGCACAAGAAATTGAAACAGGAATTCTACTAGAAAAAACAGTCGAAATTGATGATTCGGTAAGATCATTTTTATTTTATGTACCATCTTCTTATGATGGTTCCGAAGCATGGCCTTTAGTATTTAACCTACATGGTGCATCAAGTAGCGCTTATCAGCACATGGCTGTTTCTGGCATGAACAACGTTGCAGACACAGCACACTTTTTAGTTGCTTATCCTGAAGGAATTAACAATGGTACAGGCGTTACCGGTTGGAATGAATCTGGTCTGCCTTGGATACAAGACGATGTTAAATTTTTAAGTGAATCAATTGATTCTATCTCTAATGAATATAATGTTGATTCTTCAAAAGTATATTTTACTGGATACTCAAACGGTGGAGGTATGAGCCTTACACTTGCATGTACTTTGGGTGAAAAAGTAGCTGCTATCGCTTCTGTTGCTGCTGCTGGTACTTATGAACCTTGCAACCCTATAAGACCAATGCCAATTTTATACATGCATGGCACTGCAGATATTGTCGCTCCTTATTATGGTGGCCAAAGTGCTGTTTTTCCTTTGGTTTTTCCATCAGCTAGAGTAAAAGTAGATTATTGGTTGGCTAAAAATGAATGCTCAGCAGAAGCTACGATTATAGAAGTTCCTGATACTGTTCTTTACGATAGTTCTAGTGTAATTATAGAACAATATAAACTTTGTGATTCATCTGCCGAATACTTGTTTTATACTATTGAAAATGGTGGACATACTTGGCCTGGTGGCCCCCCTTCTCCACCTGCTTTAGCTTTTTTAGGTAATGTAAATCAAGATATAAATGCCAGCTCTGAAATATGGAATTTCTTTTCTAAACATCAATTGCCTGATATTGAAAACCTACCATCTGTTGATGAGTTTTATTTGATCGATGCAAAAGCCGATGAAGAACTCATGACGCTGACTGATTATACAACAATTAACCTTACTACTTTAGAAAGCGATAAATTAAGCATAATAGCTAAAACTGATGATACGATTGGTAGTATAAAATTAGAATTGGCTGGTCCTATCGATTTTAAGCGAATTGAAAGCTACGCTCCTTATGCACTGTTTGGAGATGTAAACGGCAATTATAAAGGAGAAAAATTACCTGAAGGAGCATATACCTTAAAAGCAACTCCTTATGACGAATCAACAGCAAAAGGGATTTCAGGTTTAAGAAAATACCTGACATTTTATGTAGAAAACGACACGATTATCACTGCCTTTGAATTGATTGACTCGCAGGCAGATACAGTTTTAATGTCTTTGACCGATGGAACTGTTATCGATCTATCAAACACCGGAAATCAACTAAATATCAAGACGAGGATTTATCCTGAAAAAGTTGGAAGTGTAAAGTTAGAATTTGATGGTACTTCTAAAATTGAAAATGTAATGCCCTATGCACTTTTTGGAGATACAAATGCAGATTATTTCGGTAAAGAAATAGCTGTAGGCAGTCACACATTATCTGCTATGGCTTATACAAAACCACAAGCTAAAGGAGATTTAGTTGCTTCTTACGCCATTTCATTTGAAGTAATTGAAGGAAGTTCTTACAAAAAGATAAGTAATAAGCTCTATCAAAATGAGCCAAACCCTTCAACTGGTTCAACTTCAATTAGAGCATTTATTAAAGAAGATATAAAAACAGCAAAAATGCTAATTCTCGATAATACGGGTGAACTGGTAAAAGAAATAGAGATTAAAAACAGAGGAGAAATTACTGTTAATCCTCAATTAAACAATTTGAAAAAAGGCATTTACATCTATAAGTTAATCACGAGTGATTCAAGTTCTGATGTAAAAAGATTGATGATAATTGATTGA
- a CDS encoding class I SAM-dependent methyltransferase — protein sequence MATDNEVLNSWQLNAQEWIKVLDMEGIESRKVTNKAIADTVLAAKGQKFLDLGCGEGWLTRAISQNGQKTAVGVDGTEELVKHAKSKSENSFYHLTFEEIIAGKEIPEAPYNGIVLNFCLYKHEETRALLNQVKKSLSTDGQIFIQTLHPFSFATVTGFYKNQWVEDSWKGLKGNFVSPHSWYSRTLSSWVSMFKSCDLNLIDMIEPSFPEAKMPSSIIFVLEN from the coding sequence ATGGCAACAGACAATGAAGTTTTAAATTCGTGGCAACTCAATGCACAGGAGTGGATTAAAGTGCTAGATATGGAAGGTATTGAATCTCGCAAAGTAACTAATAAAGCCATTGCGGATACAGTGTTAGCCGCAAAAGGGCAGAAGTTTCTTGATTTAGGTTGTGGCGAAGGTTGGCTTACAAGAGCAATATCTCAAAATGGGCAAAAAACAGCAGTTGGTGTAGATGGTACAGAAGAGTTGGTTAAACATGCTAAATCTAAAAGTGAGAACTCTTTTTACCATCTCACTTTTGAAGAGATTATAGCTGGGAAAGAAATACCAGAGGCTCCATATAATGGAATCGTGTTAAATTTTTGCCTTTACAAACATGAAGAAACAAGAGCATTATTGAATCAGGTTAAGAAAAGTCTGTCAACCGATGGGCAGATATTTATCCAAACATTGCATCCATTTAGTTTTGCAACTGTTACAGGTTTTTATAAAAATCAATGGGTAGAAGATTCTTGGAAGGGTTTAAAAGGCAATTTTGTTTCTCCTCATTCATGGTATTCGAGAACACTTTCTAGTTGGGTTTCTATGTTCAAAAGCTGTGATTTAAACCTGATAGATATGATCGAACCGAGCTTTCCAGAAGCTAAAATGCCATCTTCAATAATTTTTGTTTTAGAGAATTAA